The Papio anubis isolate 15944 unplaced genomic scaffold, Panubis1.0 scaffold59, whole genome shotgun sequence genome contains a region encoding:
- the LOC101014061 gene encoding cell cycle progression protein 1 isoform X7 — MSENSSDSDSSCGWTVISHEGSDIELLNSVTAADSCEPTPECSSLEQEELQALQIEQGESSENGAVLMEETAYPALEETSSTIEAEEEKIPEDGIYIGTASDDSDIVTLEPPKLEEIGNQEVVIVEEAQSSEDFNMGSSSSSQYTFCQPETVFSSQPSDDESSSDETSNQPSPAFRRRRARKKTVSTSESEDRLVAEQETEPSKELSKRQFSSGLNKCVILALVIAISMGFGHFYGTIQIQKRQQLVRKIHEDELNDMKDYLSQCQQEQESFIDYKSLKENLARCWTLTEAEKMSFETQKTNLATENQYLRISLEKEEKALSSLQEELNKLREQIRILEDKGTSTELVRENQKLKQHLEEEKQKKHSFLCQRETLLAEAKMLKGELERERLVTTALRGELQQLSGSQLHGKSDSPNVYTEKKEIAVLRERLTELEQKLTFEQQRSDLWERLYVEAKDQSGKQETDGKKKGGRGNHRAKNKSKETFLGSVKETFDAMKNSTKEFVRHHKEKIKQAKEAVKENLKKFSDSVKSTFRHFKDTTKNIFDEKGNKRFGATKEAAEKARTVFSDYLHPQYKAPTENHHNRGPTMQNDGRKEKPVHFKEFRKNTNSKKCSPGHDCRDNSHSFRKACSGVFDCAQQESMSLFNTVVNPIRMDEFRPIIQRYILKELDTFCHWNELNQFINKFFLNGVFIHDQKLFTDFVNDVKDYLRNMKEYQVDNDGVFEKLDEYIYRHFFGHTFSPPYGPSRPDKKQRMVNIENSRHRKQEQKHLQPQPYKREGKWHKYGRTNRRQMANLEIELGQLPFDPKY; from the exons ATGTCTGAAAATTCCAGTGACAGTGATTCATCTTGTGGTTGGACTGTCATCAGTCATGAG GGGTCAGATATAGAACTGTTAAATTCTGTGACAGCCGCTGACAGCTGTGAGCCCACCCCAGAATGTTCATCTTTAGAGCAAGAGGAACTTCAAGCATTGCAGATAGAGCAGGGAG AAAGCAGCGAAAATGGCGCAGTGCTTATGGAAGAAACTGCTTATCCAGCTTTGGAGGAAACCAGCTCAACAATTGAG gcagaggaagaaaagataCCTGAAGACGGTATCTATATTGGAACTGCCAGTGATGATTCTGATATTGTCACCCTTGAGCCACCTAAGTTAGAAGAAATTGGAAATCAAGAAGTTGTCATTGTTGAAGAAGCACAGAGTTCAGAGGACTTTAACATGGGCTCTTCCTCTAGCAGCCAGTATACTTTCTGTCAGCCAGAAACTG TATTTTCATCTCAGCCTAGTGACGATGAATCAAGTAGTGATGAAACCAGTaaccagcccagccctgcctttAGACGACGCCGTGCTAGGAAGAAGACTGTTTCTACTTCAGAATCTGAAGACCGGCTAGTTGCTGAACAAGAAACCGAACCTTCTAAGGAGTTGAGTAAACGTCAGTTCAGTAGTGGTCTCAATAAGTGTGTTATACTTGCTTTGGTGATTGCAATCAGCATGGGATTTGGACATTTCTATG gcaCAATTCAGATTCAGAAGCGTCAACAGTTAGTCAGAAAGATACATGAAGATGAATTGAATGATATGAAGGATTATCTTTCCCAGTGTCAACAGGAACAAGAATCTTTCATTGATTATAAG TCATTGAAAGAAAATCTTGCAAGGTGTTGGACACTTACTGAAGCAGAGAAGATGTCCTTTGAAACTCAGAAAACGAACCTTGCTACAGAAAATCAGTATTTAAGAATATCtctggagaaggaagaaaaggcctTATCCTCATTACAGGAAGAGTTAAACAAACTAAGAGAACAGATTAGAATATTGGAAGATAAAGGGACAAGTACTGAATTAGTTAGAGAAAATCAGAAACTTAAGCAGCATTTggaagaggaaaagcagaaaaaacacAGCTTTCTTTGTCAAAGAGAGACTCTGTTGGCAGAAGCAAAGATGCTAAAGGGGGAACTGGAGAGAGAACGACTAGTAACTACGGCTTTAAGGGGGGAACTCCAGCAGTTAAGTGGTAGTCAGTTACATGGCAAGTCAGATTCTCCCAATGTATacactgaaaaaaaggaaatagcagTCTTACGGGAAAGACTCACTGAGCTGGAACAGAAGCTAACCTTCGAACAGCAGCGTTCTGATTTGTGGGAAAGATTGTATGTTGAGGCGAAAGATCAAAGTGGAAAACAAGAAACggatggaaaaaagaaagggggcAGAGGAAACCACAGGGCTAAAAATAAGTCAAAGGAAACATTTTTGGGTTCAGTTAAGGAAACATTTGATGCCATGAAGAATTCTACCAAGGAGTTTGTGAGGCAtcacaaagagaaaattaagcAGGCTAAAGAAGCTGTGaaggaaaatctgaaaaaattctcAGACTCAGTTAAATCCACTTTCAGACATTTTAAAGATACCACCAAGAATATCTTTGATGAAAAGGGTAATAAAAGATTTGGTGCTACAAAAGAAGCAGCTGAAAAAGCAAGAACAGTTTTTAGTGACTATTTACATCCACAGTATAAGGCACCTACAGAAAACCATCATAATAGAGGCCCTACTATGCAAaatgatggaaggaaagaaaagccagTTCACTTTAAAGAATtcaggaaaaatacaaattcaaagaaATGCAGTCCTGGGCATGATTGTAGAGACAATTCTCATTCTTTCAGAAAGGCTTGTTCTGGTGTATTTGATTGTGCTCAACAAGAGTCCATGAGCCTTTTTAACACAGTGGTGAATCCTATAAGGATGGATGAATTTAGACCGATAATTCAAAGGTACATATTAAAAGAACTGGATACTTTCTGTCACTGGAACGAACTTAATCAGTTCATCAATAAGTTTTTCCTAAATGGTGTCTTTATACATGATCAGAAGCTCTTCACTGACTTTGTTAATGATGTTAAAGATTATCTTAGAAACATGAAGGAATATCAAGTAGATAATGATGGAGTATTTGAGAAGTtggatgaatatatatatagacacttCTTTGGTCACACTTTTTCCCCTCCATATGGACCCAG
- the LOC101014061 gene encoding cell cycle progression protein 1 isoform X9, translated as MSENSSDSDSSCGWTVISHEGSDIELLNSVTAADSCEPTPECSSLEQEELQALQIEQGESSENGAVLMEETAYPALEETSSTIEAEEEKIPEDGIYIGTASDDSDIVTLEPPKLEEIGNQEVVIVEEAQSSEDFNMGSSSSSQYTFCQPETVFSSQPSDDESSSDETSNQPSPAFRRRRARKKTVSTSESEDRLVAEQETEPSKELSKRQFSSGLNKCVILALVIAISMGFGHFYGTIQIQKRQQLVRKIHEDELNDMKDYLSQCQQEQESFIDYKSLKENLARCWTLTEAEKMSFETQKTNLATENQYLRISLEKEEKALSSLQEELNKLREQIRILEDKGTSTELVRENQKLKQHLEEEKQKKHSFLCQRETLLAEAKMLKGELERERLVTTALRGELQQLSGSQLHGKSDSPNVYTEKKEIAVLRERLTELEQKLTFEQQRSDLWERLYVEAKDQSGKQETDGKKKGGRGNHRAKNKSKETFLGSVKETFDAMKNSTKEFVRHHKEKIKQAKEAVKENLKKFSDSVKSTFRHFKDTTKNIFDEKGNKRFGATKEAAEKARTVFSDYLHPQYKAPTENHHNRGPTMQNDGRKEKPVHFKEFRKNTNSKKCSPGHDCRDNSHSFRKACSGVFDCAQQESMSLFNTVVNPIRMDEFRPIIQRYILKELDTFCHWNELNQFINKFFLNGVFIHDQKLFTDFVNDVKDYLRNMKEYQVDNDGVFEKLDEYIYRHFFGHTFSPPYGPSRPDKKQRMVNIENSRHRKQEQKHLQPQPYKREDIYVTSNSTLRQVSVEENSSSVIIA; from the exons ATGTCTGAAAATTCCAGTGACAGTGATTCATCTTGTGGTTGGACTGTCATCAGTCATGAG GGGTCAGATATAGAACTGTTAAATTCTGTGACAGCCGCTGACAGCTGTGAGCCCACCCCAGAATGTTCATCTTTAGAGCAAGAGGAACTTCAAGCATTGCAGATAGAGCAGGGAG AAAGCAGCGAAAATGGCGCAGTGCTTATGGAAGAAACTGCTTATCCAGCTTTGGAGGAAACCAGCTCAACAATTGAG gcagaggaagaaaagataCCTGAAGACGGTATCTATATTGGAACTGCCAGTGATGATTCTGATATTGTCACCCTTGAGCCACCTAAGTTAGAAGAAATTGGAAATCAAGAAGTTGTCATTGTTGAAGAAGCACAGAGTTCAGAGGACTTTAACATGGGCTCTTCCTCTAGCAGCCAGTATACTTTCTGTCAGCCAGAAACTG TATTTTCATCTCAGCCTAGTGACGATGAATCAAGTAGTGATGAAACCAGTaaccagcccagccctgcctttAGACGACGCCGTGCTAGGAAGAAGACTGTTTCTACTTCAGAATCTGAAGACCGGCTAGTTGCTGAACAAGAAACCGAACCTTCTAAGGAGTTGAGTAAACGTCAGTTCAGTAGTGGTCTCAATAAGTGTGTTATACTTGCTTTGGTGATTGCAATCAGCATGGGATTTGGACATTTCTATG gcaCAATTCAGATTCAGAAGCGTCAACAGTTAGTCAGAAAGATACATGAAGATGAATTGAATGATATGAAGGATTATCTTTCCCAGTGTCAACAGGAACAAGAATCTTTCATTGATTATAAG TCATTGAAAGAAAATCTTGCAAGGTGTTGGACACTTACTGAAGCAGAGAAGATGTCCTTTGAAACTCAGAAAACGAACCTTGCTACAGAAAATCAGTATTTAAGAATATCtctggagaaggaagaaaaggcctTATCCTCATTACAGGAAGAGTTAAACAAACTAAGAGAACAGATTAGAATATTGGAAGATAAAGGGACAAGTACTGAATTAGTTAGAGAAAATCAGAAACTTAAGCAGCATTTggaagaggaaaagcagaaaaaacacAGCTTTCTTTGTCAAAGAGAGACTCTGTTGGCAGAAGCAAAGATGCTAAAGGGGGAACTGGAGAGAGAACGACTAGTAACTACGGCTTTAAGGGGGGAACTCCAGCAGTTAAGTGGTAGTCAGTTACATGGCAAGTCAGATTCTCCCAATGTATacactgaaaaaaaggaaatagcagTCTTACGGGAAAGACTCACTGAGCTGGAACAGAAGCTAACCTTCGAACAGCAGCGTTCTGATTTGTGGGAAAGATTGTATGTTGAGGCGAAAGATCAAAGTGGAAAACAAGAAACggatggaaaaaagaaagggggcAGAGGAAACCACAGGGCTAAAAATAAGTCAAAGGAAACATTTTTGGGTTCAGTTAAGGAAACATTTGATGCCATGAAGAATTCTACCAAGGAGTTTGTGAGGCAtcacaaagagaaaattaagcAGGCTAAAGAAGCTGTGaaggaaaatctgaaaaaattctcAGACTCAGTTAAATCCACTTTCAGACATTTTAAAGATACCACCAAGAATATCTTTGATGAAAAGGGTAATAAAAGATTTGGTGCTACAAAAGAAGCAGCTGAAAAAGCAAGAACAGTTTTTAGTGACTATTTACATCCACAGTATAAGGCACCTACAGAAAACCATCATAATAGAGGCCCTACTATGCAAaatgatggaaggaaagaaaagccagTTCACTTTAAAGAATtcaggaaaaatacaaattcaaagaaATGCAGTCCTGGGCATGATTGTAGAGACAATTCTCATTCTTTCAGAAAGGCTTGTTCTGGTGTATTTGATTGTGCTCAACAAGAGTCCATGAGCCTTTTTAACACAGTGGTGAATCCTATAAGGATGGATGAATTTAGACCGATAATTCAAAGGTACATATTAAAAGAACTGGATACTTTCTGTCACTGGAACGAACTTAATCAGTTCATCAATAAGTTTTTCCTAAATGGTGTCTTTATACATGATCAGAAGCTCTTCACTGACTTTGTTAATGATGTTAAAGATTATCTTAGAAACATGAAGGAATATCAAGTAGATAATGATGGAGTATTTGAGAAGTtggatgaatatatatatagacacttCTTTGGTCACACTTTTTCCCCTCCATATGGACCCAG
- the LOC101014061 gene encoding cell cycle progression protein 1 isoform X5 encodes MGVLPVSLQGGVSQQTSLALSQGSDIELLNSVTAADSCEPTPECSSLEQEELQALQIEQGESSENGAVLMEETAYPALEETSSTIEAEEEKIPEDGIYIGTASDDSDIVTLEPPKLEEIGNQEVVIVEEAQSSEDFNMGSSSSSQYTFCQPETERWWEKLWKIPECIWGWDDQLKHHVPSQLTFQVFSSQPSDDESSSDETSNQPSPAFRRRRARKKTVSTSESEDRLVAEQETEPSKELSKRQFSSGLNKCVILALVIAISMGFGHFYGTIQIQKRQQLVRKIHEDELNDMKDYLSQCQQEQESFIDYKSLKENLARCWTLTEAEKMSFETQKTNLATENQYLRISLEKEEKALSSLQEELNKLREQIRILEDKGTSTELVRENQKLKQHLEEEKQKKHSFLCQRETLLAEAKMLKGELERERLVTTALRGELQQLSGSQLHGKSDSPNVYTEKKEIAVLRERLTELEQKLTFEQQRSDLWERLYVEAKDQSGKQETDGKKKGGRGNHRAKNKSKETFLGSVKETFDAMKNSTKEFVRHHKEKIKQAKEAVKENLKKFSDSVKSTFRHFKDTTKNIFDEKGNKRFGATKEAAEKARTVFSDYLHPQYKAPTENHHNRGPTMQNDGRKEKPVHFKEFRKNTNSKKCSPGHDCRDNSHSFRKACSGVFDCAQQESMSLFNTVVNPIRMDEFRPIIQRYILKELDTFCHWNELNQFINKFFLNGVFIHDQKLFTDFVNDVKDYLRNMKEYQVDNDGVFEKLDEYIYRHFFGHTFSPPYGPSRPDKKQRMVNIENSRHRKQEQKHLQPQPYKREDIYVTSNSTLRQVSVEENSSSVIIA; translated from the exons ATGGGAGTCTTACCTGTGAGTCTGCAGGGTGGAGTATCACAGCAGACCTCTCTGGCACTTAGTCAA GGGTCAGATATAGAACTGTTAAATTCTGTGACAGCCGCTGACAGCTGTGAGCCCACCCCAGAATGTTCATCTTTAGAGCAAGAGGAACTTCAAGCATTGCAGATAGAGCAGGGAG AAAGCAGCGAAAATGGCGCAGTGCTTATGGAAGAAACTGCTTATCCAGCTTTGGAGGAAACCAGCTCAACAATTGAG gcagaggaagaaaagataCCTGAAGACGGTATCTATATTGGAACTGCCAGTGATGATTCTGATATTGTCACCCTTGAGCCACCTAAGTTAGAAGAAATTGGAAATCAAGAAGTTGTCATTGTTGAAGAAGCACAGAGTTCAGAGGACTTTAACATGGGCTCTTCCTCTAGCAGCCAGTATACTTTCTGTCAGCCAGAAACTG AAAGGTGGTGGGAGAAGCTGTGGAAGATTCCTGAGTGCATATGGGGATGGGATGATCAGCTGAAACACCATGTTCCTAGCCAACTCACTTTCCAAG TATTTTCATCTCAGCCTAGTGACGATGAATCAAGTAGTGATGAAACCAGTaaccagcccagccctgcctttAGACGACGCCGTGCTAGGAAGAAGACTGTTTCTACTTCAGAATCTGAAGACCGGCTAGTTGCTGAACAAGAAACCGAACCTTCTAAGGAGTTGAGTAAACGTCAGTTCAGTAGTGGTCTCAATAAGTGTGTTATACTTGCTTTGGTGATTGCAATCAGCATGGGATTTGGACATTTCTATG gcaCAATTCAGATTCAGAAGCGTCAACAGTTAGTCAGAAAGATACATGAAGATGAATTGAATGATATGAAGGATTATCTTTCCCAGTGTCAACAGGAACAAGAATCTTTCATTGATTATAAG TCATTGAAAGAAAATCTTGCAAGGTGTTGGACACTTACTGAAGCAGAGAAGATGTCCTTTGAAACTCAGAAAACGAACCTTGCTACAGAAAATCAGTATTTAAGAATATCtctggagaaggaagaaaaggcctTATCCTCATTACAGGAAGAGTTAAACAAACTAAGAGAACAGATTAGAATATTGGAAGATAAAGGGACAAGTACTGAATTAGTTAGAGAAAATCAGAAACTTAAGCAGCATTTggaagaggaaaagcagaaaaaacacAGCTTTCTTTGTCAAAGAGAGACTCTGTTGGCAGAAGCAAAGATGCTAAAGGGGGAACTGGAGAGAGAACGACTAGTAACTACGGCTTTAAGGGGGGAACTCCAGCAGTTAAGTGGTAGTCAGTTACATGGCAAGTCAGATTCTCCCAATGTATacactgaaaaaaaggaaatagcagTCTTACGGGAAAGACTCACTGAGCTGGAACAGAAGCTAACCTTCGAACAGCAGCGTTCTGATTTGTGGGAAAGATTGTATGTTGAGGCGAAAGATCAAAGTGGAAAACAAGAAACggatggaaaaaagaaagggggcAGAGGAAACCACAGGGCTAAAAATAAGTCAAAGGAAACATTTTTGGGTTCAGTTAAGGAAACATTTGATGCCATGAAGAATTCTACCAAGGAGTTTGTGAGGCAtcacaaagagaaaattaagcAGGCTAAAGAAGCTGTGaaggaaaatctgaaaaaattctcAGACTCAGTTAAATCCACTTTCAGACATTTTAAAGATACCACCAAGAATATCTTTGATGAAAAGGGTAATAAAAGATTTGGTGCTACAAAAGAAGCAGCTGAAAAAGCAAGAACAGTTTTTAGTGACTATTTACATCCACAGTATAAGGCACCTACAGAAAACCATCATAATAGAGGCCCTACTATGCAAaatgatggaaggaaagaaaagccagTTCACTTTAAAGAATtcaggaaaaatacaaattcaaagaaATGCAGTCCTGGGCATGATTGTAGAGACAATTCTCATTCTTTCAGAAAGGCTTGTTCTGGTGTATTTGATTGTGCTCAACAAGAGTCCATGAGCCTTTTTAACACAGTGGTGAATCCTATAAGGATGGATGAATTTAGACCGATAATTCAAAGGTACATATTAAAAGAACTGGATACTTTCTGTCACTGGAACGAACTTAATCAGTTCATCAATAAGTTTTTCCTAAATGGTGTCTTTATACATGATCAGAAGCTCTTCACTGACTTTGTTAATGATGTTAAAGATTATCTTAGAAACATGAAGGAATATCAAGTAGATAATGATGGAGTATTTGAGAAGTtggatgaatatatatatagacacttCTTTGGTCACACTTTTTCCCCTCCATATGGACCCAG
- the LOC101014061 gene encoding cell cycle progression protein 1 isoform X6: MGVLPVSLQGGVSQQTSLALSQGSDIELLNSVTAADSCEPTPECSSLEQEELQALQIEQGESSENGAVLMEETAYPALEETSSTIEAEEEKIPEDGIYIGTASDDSDIVTLEPPKLEEIGNQEVVIVEEAQSSEDFNMGSSSSSQYTFCQPETERWWEKLWKIPECIWGWDDQLKHHVPSQLTFQVFSSQPSDDESSSDETSNQPSPAFRRRRARKKTVSTSESEDRLVAEQETEPSKELSKRQFSSGLNKCVILALVIAISMGFGHFYGTIQIQKRQQLVRKIHEDELNDMKDYLSQCQQEQESFIDYKSLKENLARCWTLTEAEKMSFETQKTNLATENQYLRISLEKEEKALSSLQEELNKLREQIRILEDKGTSTELVRENQKLKQHLEEEKQKKHSFLCQRETLLAEAKMLKGELERERLVTTALRGELQQLSGSQLHGKSDSPNVYTEKKEIAVLRERLTELEQKLTFEQQRSDLWERLYVEAKDQSGKQETDGKKKGGRGNHRAKNKSKETFLGSVKETFDAMKNSTKEFVRHHKEKIKQAKEAVKENLKKFSDSVKSTFRHFKDTTKNIFDEKGNKRFGATKEAAEKARTVFSDYLHPQYKAPTENHHNRGPTMQNDGRKEKPVHFKEFRKNTNSKKCSPGHDCRDNSHSFRKACSGVFDCAQQESMSLFNTVVNPIRMDEFRPIIQRYILKELDTFCHWNELNQFINKFFLNGVFIHDQKLFTDFVNDVKDYLRNMKEYQVDNDGVFEKLDEYIYRHFFGHTFSPPYGPSRPDKKQRMVNIENSRHRKQEQKHLQPQPYKREEPADL; encoded by the exons ATGGGAGTCTTACCTGTGAGTCTGCAGGGTGGAGTATCACAGCAGACCTCTCTGGCACTTAGTCAA GGGTCAGATATAGAACTGTTAAATTCTGTGACAGCCGCTGACAGCTGTGAGCCCACCCCAGAATGTTCATCTTTAGAGCAAGAGGAACTTCAAGCATTGCAGATAGAGCAGGGAG AAAGCAGCGAAAATGGCGCAGTGCTTATGGAAGAAACTGCTTATCCAGCTTTGGAGGAAACCAGCTCAACAATTGAG gcagaggaagaaaagataCCTGAAGACGGTATCTATATTGGAACTGCCAGTGATGATTCTGATATTGTCACCCTTGAGCCACCTAAGTTAGAAGAAATTGGAAATCAAGAAGTTGTCATTGTTGAAGAAGCACAGAGTTCAGAGGACTTTAACATGGGCTCTTCCTCTAGCAGCCAGTATACTTTCTGTCAGCCAGAAACTG AAAGGTGGTGGGAGAAGCTGTGGAAGATTCCTGAGTGCATATGGGGATGGGATGATCAGCTGAAACACCATGTTCCTAGCCAACTCACTTTCCAAG TATTTTCATCTCAGCCTAGTGACGATGAATCAAGTAGTGATGAAACCAGTaaccagcccagccctgcctttAGACGACGCCGTGCTAGGAAGAAGACTGTTTCTACTTCAGAATCTGAAGACCGGCTAGTTGCTGAACAAGAAACCGAACCTTCTAAGGAGTTGAGTAAACGTCAGTTCAGTAGTGGTCTCAATAAGTGTGTTATACTTGCTTTGGTGATTGCAATCAGCATGGGATTTGGACATTTCTATG gcaCAATTCAGATTCAGAAGCGTCAACAGTTAGTCAGAAAGATACATGAAGATGAATTGAATGATATGAAGGATTATCTTTCCCAGTGTCAACAGGAACAAGAATCTTTCATTGATTATAAG TCATTGAAAGAAAATCTTGCAAGGTGTTGGACACTTACTGAAGCAGAGAAGATGTCCTTTGAAACTCAGAAAACGAACCTTGCTACAGAAAATCAGTATTTAAGAATATCtctggagaaggaagaaaaggcctTATCCTCATTACAGGAAGAGTTAAACAAACTAAGAGAACAGATTAGAATATTGGAAGATAAAGGGACAAGTACTGAATTAGTTAGAGAAAATCAGAAACTTAAGCAGCATTTggaagaggaaaagcagaaaaaacacAGCTTTCTTTGTCAAAGAGAGACTCTGTTGGCAGAAGCAAAGATGCTAAAGGGGGAACTGGAGAGAGAACGACTAGTAACTACGGCTTTAAGGGGGGAACTCCAGCAGTTAAGTGGTAGTCAGTTACATGGCAAGTCAGATTCTCCCAATGTATacactgaaaaaaaggaaatagcagTCTTACGGGAAAGACTCACTGAGCTGGAACAGAAGCTAACCTTCGAACAGCAGCGTTCTGATTTGTGGGAAAGATTGTATGTTGAGGCGAAAGATCAAAGTGGAAAACAAGAAACggatggaaaaaagaaagggggcAGAGGAAACCACAGGGCTAAAAATAAGTCAAAGGAAACATTTTTGGGTTCAGTTAAGGAAACATTTGATGCCATGAAGAATTCTACCAAGGAGTTTGTGAGGCAtcacaaagagaaaattaagcAGGCTAAAGAAGCTGTGaaggaaaatctgaaaaaattctcAGACTCAGTTAAATCCACTTTCAGACATTTTAAAGATACCACCAAGAATATCTTTGATGAAAAGGGTAATAAAAGATTTGGTGCTACAAAAGAAGCAGCTGAAAAAGCAAGAACAGTTTTTAGTGACTATTTACATCCACAGTATAAGGCACCTACAGAAAACCATCATAATAGAGGCCCTACTATGCAAaatgatggaaggaaagaaaagccagTTCACTTTAAAGAATtcaggaaaaatacaaattcaaagaaATGCAGTCCTGGGCATGATTGTAGAGACAATTCTCATTCTTTCAGAAAGGCTTGTTCTGGTGTATTTGATTGTGCTCAACAAGAGTCCATGAGCCTTTTTAACACAGTGGTGAATCCTATAAGGATGGATGAATTTAGACCGATAATTCAAAGGTACATATTAAAAGAACTGGATACTTTCTGTCACTGGAACGAACTTAATCAGTTCATCAATAAGTTTTTCCTAAATGGTGTCTTTATACATGATCAGAAGCTCTTCACTGACTTTGTTAATGATGTTAAAGATTATCTTAGAAACATGAAGGAATATCAAGTAGATAATGATGGAGTATTTGAGAAGTtggatgaatatatatatagacacttCTTTGGTCACACTTTTTCCCCTCCATATGGACCCAG